CTTCGATGCCGCCACCGTCGGAAGGATCCAGGCCCGGCTGGATGAGGTGGAGCTGGAGCATGGCGTCAGGGTGGTGTGGGCGGTCGAGTCGGGCAGCCGGGCCTGGGGTTTCCCCTCCCCCGACTCCGACTATGACTGCCGCTTCTTCTACATACGATCGTATGACGACTACGTCTCGCCGTGGCGGCCCCGCGATGTCATCGAGACCCCGCTCGATGACGTTCTCGACGTCAACGGCTGGGATCTCATCAAAGCCGTCCGGCTCGGAGCCAAAAGCAATGCGACCGTATTGGAGTGGTTGCGCTCGCCGCTGGTCTACCGCGGCCAGCCCGAGTTCGCGGAGGAGCTGCTTGAGCTGTGCAAAGGCCTGGTGAACTACGACGCGGTCCGAAACCACTATTTCCACACCGGCCGTTACGCCTGGGACCGGTCGGGCGTCACGAACGGCGAGGTCATCTCGCTGAAGAAGTTGTTCTATGCCATCCGTCCCGCGGCAGCCCTGCAGTGGATGCGCCTGCACGGCTCTGCCGTGCCACCGATGAACCTGGCGGCGCTGCTCGACGAGGCCCCACCCGCCCCTGACGTCTTGGAGGCGATCACGGCTCTAGTCGAAGCCAAGTCCGTCACCCGTGAACTCGGGAAGGGCATCGCACCAGAGCCCATCCGCCGCTTCATCCAGCACGAATTCCAGCTGGCCGCCGAGACCAAGAGCGGACCACGCCACCCCGCCGCCGAAGCACGGGCCCAGGCATCCCAGGTCTTTATCGACCTAGTGAGGCGTTTCGCCCCCCACGCGAACGTCCCTGCCACATGAGCTCAGCCCACGGCTGGCGTAGGACTGGAGCGCCTCTCCCGGCTCTGACCAGACGTCATCGCGACGGCCAGGTCTCTTCAGCCAGTTGCCGATGCTCTCCTCGAAGACGCCATAGCCCTTTTCCATATCCGGACCTGCCGGCCACCACCGAATGAGAGTCTATCCCAGTGCCCCAAAGACAGGAGCAATGCGCCATCATCACCAGCCCGGACCCCAGCTCCCGGCCTGGTGGGCAATGCAGTAAAAACCCAAGTCAGCCGTGATGGGAAATCTATAATCCAACGTCCCGAAAGCAGCATTTCTACACCACAAGAAAGCTGTTATCACCGGCACCAAGAGCACTGAGATATAACCTGTAAAAATATCTGATTATGGAGACCAGAACATTCACTTGACCTTTAAAATTACCTGCCGACCAGAGGTCAGCTACCCCTGGAAACCTGGCGCAAACAGCCCACAGACGTCGACCTCACGAGATTTATGAAACCCGCCTTACTAATTTGGCCAGCTCCGCTCGTCAGCTCTGGCTGATCCCACGAGCGTCCCGCACCCTGCCCCGGAAACTGCCTTTGAGACAAAATAAATACAAAGTTAACGAGTTTCTGTCTCAGAGTTGGGAAGTCGAGAGTAGAGTTATCCTGTGCCTAGATTCCTAGCCGCCAAGCCGGATGCAGCGCTGATCCGTCTGCCGTGGAACACGCCACTGGAGGCGTGGCCTACGCAGCACTTGGTCGCGCTCCCGAGAGGCATCTCCCGGCACGTGGTCCGATTCATCCAGGTGGGTGACGAGATCCTAGCGGCCAAGGAGATCCTAGAAGATGTGGCGGTGCACGAGTACCGGCAGCTGACGGAGCTGCGGCGGCTGGGGGTGCCGTCGGTCGAACCCGTCGGGGTGGTCCTCGGACGCCAGACCGGCAACCACGACCCGCTGGACCCGATCCTGCTCACCCGGCATCTGCCGTTCTCT
The sequence above is drawn from the Arachnia rubra genome and encodes:
- a CDS encoding nucleotidyltransferase domain-containing protein, which translates into the protein MAQQLQWILYDVRMFCTLTDDFDAATVGRIQARLDEVELEHGVRVVWAVESGSRAWGFPSPDSDYDCRFFYIRSYDDYVSPWRPRDVIETPLDDVLDVNGWDLIKAVRLGAKSNATVLEWLRSPLVYRGQPEFAEELLELCKGLVNYDAVRNHYFHTGRYAWDRSGVTNGEVISLKKLFYAIRPAAALQWMRLHGSAVPPMNLAALLDEAPPAPDVLEAITALVEAKSVTRELGKGIAPEPIRRFIQHEFQLAAETKSGPRHPAAEARAQASQVFIDLVRRFAPHANVPAT